In one window of Fimbriimonadia bacterium DNA:
- a CDS encoding TIGR03790 family protein: MSLHRVAFTQILVWSCLLLVGGCASEPSQPQPVALSPVVAGPTDRVLVVRNVGSTMGKQISDYYVAKRGIPPTNVVEIDVSPAEEIGLAGYQMHIEAPVRRALESAALKDKIDFIVLAKGTPIRIKEGGYSVDAFLGAMDLKFAPIADTKVESFQRSQNPYFAKREAFSRKKYGFYLVTRLDGYSVEDAKRLVDNSLAAKPNKGLFLLDLDPKRKGGGYDEVNRSMRNAAAILKARGFDVYLDETETFMGRKSGLAGYYSWGSNDYAFDSQGYKSMQFLPGAICETAVSTSGRTFWPTSGGQSLIADLIAAGVTGVKGYVSEPYTIGLCPADILFDRYTDGYNLAESFYMATPLLKWKDVVIGDPLCAPYAKK; this comes from the coding sequence ATGAGCCTGCATCGGGTCGCATTCACGCAGATCCTCGTCTGGTCTTGTCTGCTCCTGGTCGGGGGCTGTGCGAGCGAGCCGTCCCAGCCACAACCGGTCGCTCTGTCTCCTGTAGTAGCGGGTCCCACGGACCGCGTGCTCGTCGTGCGCAACGTCGGCAGCACGATGGGGAAACAGATTTCCGACTACTACGTTGCCAAGCGCGGCATTCCGCCAACCAATGTCGTGGAGATTGACGTGAGCCCGGCCGAGGAGATCGGCCTGGCCGGATACCAGATGCACATCGAGGCACCGGTTAGGCGCGCGCTGGAGTCGGCCGCGCTCAAGGACAAGATCGACTTTATCGTATTGGCCAAAGGCACGCCTATCCGCATCAAGGAAGGTGGGTACTCCGTGGATGCCTTTCTCGGCGCCATGGACCTGAAGTTCGCTCCCATCGCGGATACCAAGGTCGAGAGCTTCCAAAGGTCTCAGAACCCGTACTTCGCCAAGCGAGAGGCTTTCAGCCGTAAGAAATACGGCTTCTACCTCGTCACTCGGCTGGACGGCTACTCGGTGGAGGATGCGAAAAGGCTGGTGGATAACTCGCTGGCGGCCAAGCCGAATAAAGGTCTCTTTTTGCTGGACCTAGATCCCAAACGCAAGGGTGGCGGATACGACGAAGTCAACAGGTCCATGCGCAACGCGGCCGCCATCCTGAAAGCTCGGGGCTTCGACGTCTACCTCGATGAGACCGAGACTTTCATGGGCCGAAAGAGCGGTCTGGCTGGCTACTATTCCTGGGGAAGCAACGACTACGCATTCGACAGCCAGGGATACAAGAGCATGCAGTTCCTGCCGGGGGCGATCTGCGAGACGGCGGTTAGCACCAGCGGACGAACTTTCTGGCCGACGAGCGGCGGGCAGAGCCTGATTGCCGACCTGATCGCAGCCGGTGTCACCGGGGTCAAGGGATACGTCTCCGAGCCCTACACCATCGGCTTGTGCCCTGCCGACATCCTGTTCGACCGCTATACCGATGGGTACAATCTGGCCGAGAGCTTCTACATGGCGACACCACTCTTGAAATGGAAGGACGTGGTGATCGGCGACCCACTCTGCGCTCCCTATGCGAAGAAGTGA
- a CDS encoding calcium/sodium antiporter, translating into MSGAVLSIIVGLALLAWSAERFVRGAAALARALGIAPIAIGMLVVGFGTSAPELLVSAIAAADRQTPLAVGNAYGSNIFNIALVLGITSLIRPIPVESSLLRRELPVLALLTLIGIGQLVDGGLTRADGLALLAAFVVVMVWLWRLGHKDGTDPAAAESEVEYSRSSMKPLTALLWTLFGLVTLIASSRMLVWGAESLARGMGVSELIIGLTIVAAGTSLPELASSVVAARKGELQLALGNVVGSNIFNTLAVVGLAAVIHPQELHRDVLLRDGMVMSSLTLFLFVIGYGFGRRGLINRYEGAILVMAYCAYGAWLLADVMK; encoded by the coding sequence GTGTCGGGAGCCGTCCTCTCCATCATCGTTGGGCTAGCCCTGTTGGCATGGAGCGCAGAACGCTTCGTCCGCGGAGCGGCCGCTCTGGCGCGCGCGCTTGGTATCGCGCCCATAGCCATCGGGATGCTAGTGGTAGGGTTCGGCACCTCTGCACCGGAGCTGCTCGTCTCTGCCATCGCTGCGGCAGATCGCCAGACCCCGCTAGCTGTAGGGAATGCCTACGGATCGAACATCTTCAACATCGCTTTGGTCTTGGGCATCACGTCGCTCATCCGTCCCATCCCTGTGGAGTCGAGTCTTCTTCGAAGGGAGCTTCCCGTGCTGGCCCTGCTCACGCTGATCGGCATCGGCCAACTCGTGGATGGAGGCCTGACCAGGGCTGATGGGTTGGCTTTGCTGGCGGCGTTCGTCGTAGTGATGGTCTGGCTCTGGCGATTGGGTCATAAGGATGGAACCGACCCGGCTGCGGCAGAGAGCGAGGTGGAGTACAGCCGAAGCTCGATGAAGCCCTTGACCGCCCTGCTCTGGACCCTTTTCGGGCTCGTCACCCTCATTGCGAGTTCACGGATGCTGGTGTGGGGAGCGGAGAGCTTGGCAAGGGGTATGGGAGTGAGCGAGCTAATCATTGGTCTTACGATCGTCGCAGCGGGCACTTCGTTGCCAGAGTTAGCTTCGTCCGTAGTTGCCGCGCGGAAGGGGGAACTCCAGCTTGCTCTCGGCAATGTGGTCGGCTCCAACATCTTCAATACGCTAGCCGTTGTGGGCTTGGCGGCGGTTATCCACCCGCAGGAACTGCATCGCGACGTTCTACTCCGCGATGGGATGGTGATGAGTAGCCTGACGCTCTTCCTGTTTGTCATCGGCTACGGGTTCGGTCGTCGCGGGCTGATCAACCGGTACGAGGGAGCTATCCTCGTGATGGCCTACTGCGCATACGGGGCGTGGCTGCTCGCCGATGTCATGAAGTAG